Proteins encoded within one genomic window of Erinaceus europaeus chromosome 13, mEriEur2.1, whole genome shotgun sequence:
- the FNDC5 gene encoding fibronectin type III domain-containing protein 5 isoform X4 gives MLRFIQEVNTTTRSCALWDLEEDTEYIVHVQAISIQGQSPASEPVLFKTPREAEKMASKNKDEVTMKEMGRNQQLRTGEVLIIVVVLFMWAGVIALFCRQYDIIKDNEPNNNKEKAKSASEASTPEHQGGGLLRSKVRARPGASVRGVLTWTLSGRPWTEDRVTPGPGMTAAGQSQACLLPV, from the exons ATGCTGCGCTTCATCCAGGAGGTGAACACTACCACCCGCTCGTGTGCCCTCTGGGACCTGGAGGAGGACACGGAGTACATTGTGCACGTGCAGGCCATCTCCATTCAGGGCCAGAGCCCAGCTAGTGAGCCAGTGCTCTTCAAAACGCCCCGTGAGGCTGAGaagatggcctccaagaacaAAG ATGAAGTGACTATGAAGGAGATGGGGAGGAACCAACAGCTGCGGACGGGTGAGGTGCTGATCATTGTCGTGGTCCTGTTCATGTGGGCTG GTGTCATTGCCCTCTTCTGTCGCCAGTATGACATTATCAAGGACAATGAGCccaataacaacaaggaaaaaGCCAAGAGTGCATCAGAAGCCAGCACTCCAGAGCACCAAGGCGGGGGTCTTCTCCGCAGCAAGGTGAGAGCAAGGCCCGGAGCTTCAGTGCGTGGTGTTCTGACTTGGACTCTCTCTGGTAGGCCGTGGACTGAGGACAGGGTCACTCCAGGACCTGGCATGACTGCAGCTGGGCAGAGCCAAGCTTGCTTGCTGCCCGTGTGA